GCCGATGAGCGCACCGTCCGGTGTCACGCGGACACCGAGGCGGAGCGCATCGGTTGTGAGCACTCCGCGCTCAATGAGCTTGTCGACGAGCGGCTCTCCCGCCGCGGCGAGGTTGGTCGCGGGGCCGGTGCAGTTTATCACACGCGTAAACTCGCGACGTGTGGTTCGTTCCTTACCTCGCGGCCTCCAGCTGACGCTTACGCCTGATGGAGTTTCCTCGAATCCGAGAATTCGCCCCGCGGCAACGACAAGCCTCCCGTCTCGCATGAGCTGAGCCGCAGCCGACGCGGCAGAGGGCGCAGCACGATGCCGATGCACGTCCCAGAATGGCAGGACGTGCCTCACGAACCGCGCGCGCTCCGCTTCGCTGAGCGCGTTCCAGAGAGCGGGTGTCGCTGGACGCAGCGACGCGATCACGTCTCTCCAATCGCCGCCCGCCGCCGAATGAGCGGCAATCTTGGAGCGAACGGCTTGCAGGTACGTGAGCACACTCGCCGCGGCGCCGTCAAGGTCACCCGGAAAATCCTCGTACGTTGGGGGCTGGCCCTGCAGCCGGTGGGGCTGAGCTGTCAGTCCCCGGCGCGAGATCGCGTACATCGGTTGATGGACGCCGCGCTCATCCAGCTCGAGGATCATGTCGTACATCGTCAGACCTGTCCCGATGAGAAAAACGGAATCGTCGGGGACGACCGAGTCGAGCGCGCCCGGAGCCCACGGGTCGCGGATGTAGCGCGCGCTCGAGTAGAACCGGCGGTCGTCAACGGCTGGATCTGCCGGGGCGAAATTCCCAAGGGCCAGGACTACGCGGTCCACATCGATGCGGGGCCCATCGGCGAGTGTGACAAACGCACGCGATCCACCGGCTGGCAGCCCTATGTCGGCGACATGGCCGACGATTCGCTCGAGCCTCGCTCCGCCAGGCGCAGTTTGCTCGGCCTCCATGAGGGTGTGATCGAGGTATTCACCATATGCGGACCGCGATACGAATGACCCGCCATCGACGGTCGCATCCCGCTCACGCGCGAACCGGAGAAAGCTTTCCTCGTCATCCGGAAAGGCACTCATCCGGCCGGCCGGGACGTTGAGAACGTGCGCCGCAGCGTTCGTTCCGTAAGCGACTCCTCGCGCCATTCGGCCGGAGCGATTGATGAGGATCACCGAGCGGCCCGCGCGCAGCAGGTGCACCGCGGTTACGACTCCGCTGAACCCCGCCCCAATGACGGCGATTTGTGTTTTCTCCGACATCATCTCCTGGTGGACGGATGCCTTTGAATGTGCGCTCCCTGTTTTTCGCGGCGCCAGCGCTCAAGCTAATGCGTTGTCAGTCCCACCATCCCTGCATGAACCACTCGCCGCCGCCGCCGCTGCCGCCGCGGACGACGACTCCGTTCGCGCCGACCTCTGTCCGGAAAATCCAGACGAGCGTTCCATCCTCTGTCACGCAGCGGAAATATTCGCGCGCATAAGGCTCGTCCCAGGGACTTCCCGAGACGCGATCGGGACCCGCCACCGATTCGATCAATACCCAGCCGTCGGTGTCGCGGTACTTGATGGGCAGATCATAGTCGCGACGCCTCGCGGTCTTCACAGAGATCGGCCGTGGCTGCTGCAGAAGCTGGAGCGTAAACCTGGGCTCGGCGGGAGATTCCCGGATGAGATGCGTCCGCGCGGCATGTGCCGGCTCCTGGGTCAGCCACGTCGTGCGTCTCTCGAGCAGTGGA
The sequence above is a segment of the Gemmatimonadaceae bacterium genome. Coding sequences within it:
- a CDS encoding FAD/NAD(P)-binding protein, which produces MMSEKTQIAVIGAGFSGVVTAVHLLRAGRSVILINRSGRMARGVAYGTNAAAHVLNVPAGRMSAFPDDEESFLRFARERDATVDGGSFVSRSAYGEYLDHTLMEAEQTAPGGARLERIVGHVADIGLPAGGSRAFVTLADGPRIDVDRVVLALGNFAPADPAVDDRRFYSSARYIRDPWAPGALDSVVPDDSVFLIGTGLTMYDMILELDERGVHQPMYAISRRGLTAQPHRLQGQPPTYEDFPGDLDGAAASVLTYLQAVRSKIAAHSAAGGDWRDVIASLRPATPALWNALSEAERARFVRHVLPFWDVHRHRAAPSAASAAAQLMRDGRLVVAAGRILGFEETPSGVSVSWRPRGKERTTRREFTRVINCTGPATNLAAAGEPLVDKLIERGVLTTDALRLGVRVTPDGALIGADGNASNAIFYVGPLLKAQYWEATAVPELRVHAARLAAHLRDSLESTGNH